In Campylobacter massiliensis, the DNA window GTCGGATATAAATACGATTTTAAAGCTGATGCACGTCCTAAATATCACGTCTTTGCCCGCCAGCGTGGAGCTAAAGGCGCAAAAGGGCGGCATTTATAAACAAGATTCAAAAATAAATAAAATTTAAAGGAAAAAATATGTTAGATTTAGCAATCATCGGAGGCGGTCCTGCAGGACTTAGCGCGGGACTTTACGCCACTCGCGGCGGACTAAAAAACGTCGTAATGTTTGAAAAAGGTATGCCAGGCGGCCAGATCACGAGCAGCTCTGAGATAGAAAACTATCCCGGCCAAAAAGCTCCTGGCGAGAGCGGCATAGACTTCATGAGCACGTGGGTCGCACAGTGCACACGTTTTGGACTAAAGCACGAGATGGCGGGCGTCGAGCGCGTGGTAAAAAACGCCGACGGCAGCTTCACGGTCAAGCTTGAAGGCGGCAAAGAAGAGCAGGCCAAAGCAGTCATCGTAGCCACCGGCTCCACTCCGCGCCGCGCAGGCTTTGCGGGCGAGGACGAGTTTTTCGGCAGAGGCGTGAGCACGTGCGCGACTTGCGACGGATTTTTCTATAAAAACAAAGAAGTCGCGGTTCTGGGCGGCGGCGATACGGCGATCGAGGAGGCCTTGTATCTAGCCAACATCTGCTCGCGCGTCTATATCATCCACCGCAGAGACGAGTTTCGCGCCGCTCCCGTCACGCTAGAAAAGGCCCGCGCTAACGCTAAAATCGAGTTTATCACGAGCGCCACGATCAAGCAAGCTTATGGCGACAAAGCAGGCCTAGCAGGTCTAATCATAAACACGAAAGATGGCGAGCGCGACCTAAAAGTGCCGGGCGTTTTCGTATTCGTCGGGCTTAACGTAAACAACGACGTCCTCCGTCAAGAAAACGGCGAATTCGTATGCCAGACCGAGGATGGCGGCCAAGTGAGCGTCGATCTAAAGATGCAAACTAGCGTGCCGGGGTTATTTGCCGCGGGCGACATCAGAAAAGACGCGCCAAAACAAGTCATCGTGGCCGCAGGAGATGGCGCAGTAGCGGCCCTTAGCGTGCTTAGCTACATCGAGAGCCTACACTAAGATTTCTCAAATTTAGCCGAGCTTTTCGGCTAAATTTTTTCTTTATACTTCAAATTTTCCCAAATTTACCGAGTTTTGCCTTATCCTTTCAAATTTAGTCAAATTTGCCTTTATTTAAATTTTCCCGCATTTTTCAAATCCCGTGCCACCAAATTCACTCAAATTTAACCGCCCTTTGGCTAATATTTCGCAAATTTGACTTAAGGGATAAATTTGAACAAACTCGCACTTAGCCTCGTCGCTCTTTCCCTCATCGTTTTCGTAAATTTTATTTACGAAAAACTATCCGGCCCCACCCGTTTCGTCGTTACCGCCGATACCAAGATAATCCCCGGTTCGGAACTAAGCAAATACGTAACGCAAGAGGAGATAGACGACTTTGCTTTTAGATACTGGGATATAGATAAACAGATAAAGGACGACGCATTTGCTGAAAATTTCCGCAAGCTTTTAAAATCAAAGCAAACGGATCAAATTTTAAAATTTATGCAAGATAATAACATTAGCGTAGACTCTCCCGTCATAGACGGCGTTACTCCTTTGATGTACGCTAGCTTTTACGACGACGAAGTCACGGCAAAAAGGCTGATAGATATGGGCGTAAACGCTCACACGCAAGATAACTACAAACTCTCGCCTCTAGCCTACGCCATAGAAAACAACTCTACAAAGACCGCTAAGCTGCTACTTGATAGCGGGGTTAAATTTGATGAAGTAAAGGCGGTGCAGTGGTATAGAAAAACTCCTTTTTACTACAATATCGAAAAGCTTATCATAGACGGAGACGATGTAAAGATAATATTTGAAGACAACTATCAAGTTAACAAAGAATCCAAAGACGTAAACGATCCGATAGGATATATAGTAACCCATAACTACGTAGAGATGACCGAGCTTGCCCTTGCTAGCGGGTATAGACCGAAACTAGACGATCATCACAATACGTTTTTTCACGGACTAAGAGACGATTCCGAATTTATGCGATCTTTATATATCTTGCTAGATACTATCCCAAACTACGAACCCATGCTAGAGCTTCTTTTAAAATACGACGTCGTGGGGCAACCTACTAAAGAGGAGCTAAAGAAGGCGTATGAGGAGTGCTATAAAAAGCGCAAGGGATTGATTGATTATAAAGAAAACTATATCTATAAAATGAATCAAGGTAGAGACGAAGAGGCCGAAGAAAAGATACAAAGGACCAATAATAAATACAAATATGCTCCTTATTCGCTACTATATGAAGACGGCCTTTTACAATACAAACCAAAGCCGATAGACCCGAAAAAGATAGAAGAATTTGACAAAGATATAAATTTCTATAATCCGCATTGCCCCGATGAAAATGCTACGTTTAAAGACATTAGGGCTTTTATCAAATGGGCAAACGAAATGGAAAAGCAAGAGGGGATAAATAGCGCTATAGGTAGAGCCGAAAGCGGCATGGCTCAGGTGATTTACGTAGATAGCAACAGAAGTAAATCAGACTCAAACTCAAATTTACAAAGCAAATAGATAAAAGGAGATAAGGCGTCAGCGAAAATTTGAGTTAAATTTGAGCGAATTTAACTCAAATTTCGTTTGACGAGGGTTAAATTTAGCTTCAAATTTAACAGTCCTTAGTCAAATCTAAAGCCAAATTTCGCTCGTCGCCCGGGCAGCAAATCAAATTTACCGCCGAGGCTTAAATTTACTTCGCCGCGGCGGGATCGTTTACGCTTATCACGACGTTTTTCTCATCCAGATAGAGCTTCGCTGCGTCTTTCACGTCCTGCTCGGTGAGCGCATTTACCGCCTTTTCGTACTCGTCCAGGCTCAAAACCTCATCGCCAAAAACCAGCTCGCGCATGAGCGCGCGCGTCCAAAATTCGCCCTGAACGTAGGATTGGCGCATTTTTACGAGCGCTGATTTTTTGAAATTTTGCAGATAGCGTTTGACGTCCGCGCCGCCTTTTAGCTCGGCGACGTTTGATTTTATCTCGCCCAGCACGGCGTTTACGTTATCAGGCGCAGCCGTAAAGCCAAAATGCGCGGTGAAGCTTTCGTACGGATATTTTGCGAGATTCATATGCACGCCCAGGCCGTAAACCTGCCCGCGGTCCTCGCGCACGTCCTCGCGCAACATCATCGAAAGCACCGCAGATAGGGCGTTTACGCGCAGTAACTCTGGGCGCGAATACTTCACGTTTTCGTTTTTCATTATCATCGCGGCGTCGCTTCGCTGCGTGGTTTGGTAGCTTCGCTTAAACTCCCGCTCGCCCAAAATCGTCCTTACGCCGTCATCTACGAAGTTTTCACGCTGTGCGCGTGCGGGTAAATTTGCCAGATATTTTTGCAAAAGCGGCTCGGCTGCGGTCAAATTTAGATCGCCGACCACGATAAAATCATACGAAGCCGCGTTAGTAAATTTCTCTTTCACTATCTTTTTTACGTCGTTCATCTGCAGCTCGTTTATGTCCGCGGCCTCGAGCGGGTTTGTTCGCGGATTGTTTTCGTAGAAAAATCTCGCAAATTCGTCGCGAAATTTGCGCTCGGGCAGATTTTTGGTTTTTTCCAGCTTTTCAAGCTCGTTGATTTTTGTCTTTTTTAGCGCGTTTTCGTCAAATCTAGGCTCGCTAAACTCCAAAAACAGCGCGCGCAAAAGCCACTCAAAGTCCGCACTAGCCGAGCTCGCGCTATATCCTTGTGAAAGCTGATCGATAAATTTACTATAGCTTAGCTGCTTGCCGCTTAGGATTTTAGCCAGATCGTAGTTGCTAAACTCCCCCGCCCCGCTCTCGTTTGAGACCTCTACTGCTAGCGCGCCCTGCTTTGGTTTTGGCAAATTTGACGTGCCGCCGCGACTAACCGCGCTTAGCCAGACGACGTCTTTTTTGGTTTTTACCTCCTTAAATGCCACGCGCGCGCCGTTTGGCAGCTCGTAAAGATAAAAATCAAGCTTTTCGTTATGCTTTTTTGATACGAAATTTTTTGGCTTTAACGCGCCGTAGTCGAAAAGCTCGCTCTTTGCCTGATTTGAGGCTAACGTATCGTAGGGCTTTGCTTCCGCCCAAATTTGATCAAATTTAGCCTCGTTTAGCTTCTCTCCTTTGGCGCTAATAACGTTTAAAGTTTTTGCGTCGATGCCTAGTATCCGCCTAAATTCTGCGTTTACGTCCTCAAGGCTAATGCCCTCAAGCAGCGCCAAGGTAACGTCGCGCAGGTCCTTTTCGCCTAGCAACACGCCGCCGATCCTCGTCGTCTCCTCGATATTTGCCGCAACCACGCTCGAGCGCTTGTTGCCCGCTTGCAGATAGGCATTTTTAGCCGAGTTTATAAAATCTTTTTTCGCGCTTTCAAAGTCAGCCCGGCTAAAGCCAAATTTCTGCACACCCTTTAAAACGCCCGCCAGATCGCTAAGCGCGCCGCTAAAATCATCCTCGACGGCGTTTATCTCAAAGGCGTAAAGCACGTTTTGGTCTTCGATTATCGGCGAGTAAAATCGCCCGCGCAGGGCTAAATTTCGCTGCTCGTATATCATCGCGACTAGATCTGAGATGTAGTTTGCGAGTAAATTTTGCCTGAGCCTTTGGATCTCGTCGTCAAATTTGTACTTTTGCGTGAAGATCAAATTTATAGAGTTTAGCCCGATCTCGGCAGAGTCGTAGTTGTTTACGCTAAAGCCGCTTTTTATAGGGATAGTTTTATCGGGGCTCGCGTAGTCGTTCGTGTTTTTAGCCGAGCTAAAGCTTTGCTTTATCATCTCCTCGATGCGCTTTTTATCAAAGTCGCCGACTACGATAAATTTCATAAATCTAGGCTGATACGTCCGTTCGTAAAAGCCCTTTATGGTCGCTACGTCGACGTTTTTTACGATATTCATATCGCCGATAGGCGACCTTTTAGCGTAGATGCTATCGCCGTATAGCTCTGGCACGCGGTTTTTGATGTAAAATCTATACGCAGGCGTGTTTCTAGCGCGCTCCTCCTCGACGATGATGCCCCGCTCTTTGTCCAGCTCGGCTGCGTCAAAGCTCACGCCGTCGATCCAGTCGCGAAAAACGCGAAAAACGTCCTTTAAATTTTGCTCGTTTACGTGGATTTCCAGCAGATAGCTCGTCTGATCGTAGCTAGTCTGCGCATTTAGATCCGCGCCAAAGGCCACTCCGAGGCTCTCTAGCTTTTTCACCAGCTCGTTTTTGCTAAACTCGCGGCTACCGTTAAAGGCCATGTGCTCGGTAAAGTGCGCCAGCCCAAGCTCGTTTTCGCGCTCGTCGGTCGAGCCGATGTTTACGACTAGATAAAAATATGCCGAATTTGCGGGCTGCTTGTTTTCCTTGACGTAGTATTTTAGCCCGTTTGCTAGCTCGCCGCTGATGATAGCTGGATCCTGGGTCAAATTGAGCTTTTGCGCGGTTTTATCTTTCGCCGTCAAATTTGACGCGCTCAAATTTGCGTCCGCCTGCCGCATTTTAGCCGCCTGCGCAACCGGCGCTTGTTTAGCCAAAACGCTCGCCGCAAAAACGGCTAGAAATAAAAATAAAATTTTCCTCATCGTCGTCCTTTAAATTTAAAAAGTCGATTATATAGCGCGATTTTTAATATTTTTGCCCGCGCGCGGCGAAGGCGGCGGCCGTGCTAAATTTATTTTTTATAAAATTTATGCTAAATTTAGCCCAAATTTTAAAGGATAAATTTTGGTAAAAATAGGAATCCACGGCGCAAGCGGCAAAATGGGACGCATGATCACCCAGTGCCTAAAAGACGAGCCAAACGCGAAACTCGGCGCGGCATATACGATAGAGCCGCTTGACTTTGCGTTGCCCCAGGGCGCTATCCTCACGGACAAATTTGACGAGCTTTTCGCAAACTGCGACGTCGTTATCGATTTTACGATCAAAGAGGGCGCGATAAATCTGCTAAACTACGCTCGCACCGACCCAAAACCGCTAGTCGTCGGCACGACGGGTCTTGGCGAGGACGGCGCGAACCTGCTCAAGCTAGCAAGCGCGGCGATGCCGATACTTTACGCTACCAACATGAGCCTTGGCGTCGCGGTTTTAAACCGATTGGCGGCGCTTGCGTCAAAGGCTTTGCGCGATTTTGACGCCGAGATCGTCGAGCAGCACCACAGACACAAAAAAGACGCTCCAAGCGGCACGGCGCTAACGCTAGGTGAGCGCGTAGCAGCAGCTCGAGGGCTAAATCTAAAAGACGTTTTAGTAACGGG includes these proteins:
- a CDS encoding NAD(P)/FAD-dependent oxidoreductase, which translates into the protein MLDLAIIGGGPAGLSAGLYATRGGLKNVVMFEKGMPGGQITSSSEIENYPGQKAPGESGIDFMSTWVAQCTRFGLKHEMAGVERVVKNADGSFTVKLEGGKEEQAKAVIVATGSTPRRAGFAGEDEFFGRGVSTCATCDGFFYKNKEVAVLGGGDTAIEEALYLANICSRVYIIHRRDEFRAAPVTLEKARANAKIEFITSATIKQAYGDKAGLAGLIINTKDGERDLKVPGVFVFVGLNVNNDVLRQENGEFVCQTEDGGQVSVDLKMQTSVPGLFAAGDIRKDAPKQVIVAAGDGAVAALSVLSYIESLH
- a CDS encoding ankyrin repeat domain-containing protein, translating into MNKLALSLVALSLIVFVNFIYEKLSGPTRFVVTADTKIIPGSELSKYVTQEEIDDFAFRYWDIDKQIKDDAFAENFRKLLKSKQTDQILKFMQDNNISVDSPVIDGVTPLMYASFYDDEVTAKRLIDMGVNAHTQDNYKLSPLAYAIENNSTKTAKLLLDSGVKFDEVKAVQWYRKTPFYYNIEKLIIDGDDVKIIFEDNYQVNKESKDVNDPIGYIVTHNYVEMTELALASGYRPKLDDHHNTFFHGLRDDSEFMRSLYILLDTIPNYEPMLELLLKYDVVGQPTKEELKKAYEECYKKRKGLIDYKENYIYKMNQGRDEEAEEKIQRTNNKYKYAPYSLLYEDGLLQYKPKPIDPKKIEEFDKDINFYNPHCPDENATFKDIRAFIKWANEMEKQEGINSAIGRAESGMAQVIYVDSNRSKSDSNSNLQSK
- a CDS encoding M16 family metallopeptidase — encoded protein: MRKILFLFLAVFAASVLAKQAPVAQAAKMRQADANLSASNLTAKDKTAQKLNLTQDPAIISGELANGLKYYVKENKQPANSAYFYLVVNIGSTDERENELGLAHFTEHMAFNGSREFSKNELVKKLESLGVAFGADLNAQTSYDQTSYLLEIHVNEQNLKDVFRVFRDWIDGVSFDAAELDKERGIIVEEERARNTPAYRFYIKNRVPELYGDSIYAKRSPIGDMNIVKNVDVATIKGFYERTYQPRFMKFIVVGDFDKKRIEEMIKQSFSSAKNTNDYASPDKTIPIKSGFSVNNYDSAEIGLNSINLIFTQKYKFDDEIQRLRQNLLANYISDLVAMIYEQRNLALRGRFYSPIIEDQNVLYAFEINAVEDDFSGALSDLAGVLKGVQKFGFSRADFESAKKDFINSAKNAYLQAGNKRSSVVAANIEETTRIGGVLLGEKDLRDVTLALLEGISLEDVNAEFRRILGIDAKTLNVISAKGEKLNEAKFDQIWAEAKPYDTLASNQAKSELFDYGALKPKNFVSKKHNEKLDFYLYELPNGARVAFKEVKTKKDVVWLSAVSRGGTSNLPKPKQGALAVEVSNESGAGEFSNYDLAKILSGKQLSYSKFIDQLSQGYSASSASADFEWLLRALFLEFSEPRFDENALKKTKINELEKLEKTKNLPERKFRDEFARFFYENNPRTNPLEAADINELQMNDVKKIVKEKFTNAASYDFIVVGDLNLTAAEPLLQKYLANLPARAQRENFVDDGVRTILGEREFKRSYQTTQRSDAAMIMKNENVKYSRPELLRVNALSAVLSMMLREDVREDRGQVYGLGVHMNLAKYPYESFTAHFGFTAAPDNVNAVLGEIKSNVAELKGGADVKRYLQNFKKSALVKMRQSYVQGEFWTRALMRELVFGDEVLSLDEYEKAVNALTEQDVKDAAKLYLDEKNVVISVNDPAAAK
- the dapB gene encoding 4-hydroxy-tetrahydrodipicolinate reductase; protein product: MVKIGIHGASGKMGRMITQCLKDEPNAKLGAAYTIEPLDFALPQGAILTDKFDELFANCDVVIDFTIKEGAINLLNYARTDPKPLVVGTTGLGEDGANLLKLASAAMPILYATNMSLGVAVLNRLAALASKALRDFDAEIVEQHHRHKKDAPSGTALTLGERVAAARGLNLKDVLVTGRDGMVGARSKDEIAILAVRGGDVVGRHTVGFYNEGEFIELNHTATSRATFAKGAIKAAIWVAGQQSGLYGIDDCLGL